Proteins from one Desulfovibrio intestinalis genomic window:
- a CDS encoding adenylosuccinate synthase, producing the protein MANTVIIGAQWGDEGKGKIVDMLSAQSRAIVRFQGGNNAGHTIKVQGEETILHLIPSGILHDGKMCLIGNGVVLDPFVFLEEVDHLAAKGIDVSPARLGISKKAHLIMAYHKSLDKAREAKRAAHKIGTTGRGIGPCYEDKAARVGLRAGDLANPALLRAKVAHALQEKNTLLRDLYKFDPLDEAAVCEELLALAPRLVPYLTEVEDRLQEIQAEGGDILFEGAQGIHLDIDHGTYPFVTSSNTVAGNASAGCGVGPSSLDRVVGIVKAYTTRVGSGPFPTEQLDDTGSYLRTQGHEFGATTGRPRRCGWLDAVVLRESVRLCGMTDIALTKLDVLQNLPGLRICVAYEHEGRKLDYMPQEEGALEKVTPIYEDLPGFEEDITGCTRFDDLPETVRSYIARIEELVGVKVSLVSVGAERKQTIVR; encoded by the coding sequence ATGGCTAATACGGTCATCATCGGCGCACAGTGGGGCGACGAAGGCAAGGGCAAAATCGTTGACATGCTGAGCGCCCAGAGCCGGGCCATTGTCCGTTTTCAAGGCGGCAACAATGCCGGGCACACCATCAAGGTTCAGGGCGAAGAAACCATTCTGCACCTCATTCCCTCCGGCATTCTGCATGACGGCAAGATGTGCCTCATCGGCAATGGCGTAGTGCTCGACCCCTTTGTGTTCCTTGAAGAAGTGGACCATCTGGCTGCCAAGGGCATTGACGTTTCTCCGGCCAGGCTTGGCATCAGTAAAAAGGCCCACCTCATCATGGCCTACCACAAGAGCCTGGACAAAGCCCGCGAAGCCAAGCGCGCCGCCCACAAAATCGGCACTACCGGACGCGGCATCGGCCCCTGTTACGAAGACAAGGCCGCGCGCGTGGGCCTGCGGGCTGGCGATTTGGCCAATCCTGCCCTGCTGCGCGCCAAAGTGGCGCATGCCCTGCAGGAAAAGAACACCCTGCTGCGCGATCTGTACAAATTTGATCCCCTGGACGAAGCCGCCGTTTGTGAAGAACTGCTGGCGCTGGCTCCGCGTCTTGTGCCCTATCTGACTGAAGTGGAAGACAGGCTTCAGGAAATTCAGGCGGAAGGCGGCGACATTCTTTTTGAAGGCGCTCAGGGCATTCACCTGGATATCGACCACGGCACCTACCCCTTTGTGACTTCCTCCAATACCGTCGCGGGCAATGCCTCCGCCGGTTGCGGCGTTGGCCCTTCAAGCCTCGACCGCGTGGTGGGCATCGTCAAAGCCTACACCACCCGCGTGGGCTCCGGCCCCTTCCCCACCGAGCAGCTTGACGATACGGGCAGCTACCTGCGCACCCAGGGTCACGAATTCGGCGCAACCACGGGCCGCCCCCGCCGCTGCGGCTGGCTGGACGCCGTTGTGCTGCGTGAAAGCGTGCGCCTGTGCGGCATGACAGACATTGCCCTGACCAAACTGGACGTGCTGCAGAATCTTCCCGGCCTGCGCATCTGCGTGGCCTATGAGCATGAAGGGCGCAAGCTCGACTACATGCCGCAGGAAGAAGGCGCTCTGGAAAAAGTCACCCCGATTTATGAAGATCTGCCCGGCTTTGAAGAAGACATCACCGGGTGCACCCGCTTTGACGACCTGCCCGAAACCGTGCGCTCCTACATTGCCCGCATCGAAGAGCTTGTGGGCGTGAAGGTGAGCCTGGTTTCCGTGGGCGCCGAGCGCAAGCAGACCATCGTGCGCTAA
- a CDS encoding diguanylate cyclase gives MPDPTTGAGFNGGQGHMHRNIRVLALLAWAVLCLVQAVSPLLSYAASRTVWVGVYPLAGFHRMENGQAVGYSVDYLEHISRYAGWRVEYVHFDNWHTALEALNKEHIDLLGGALFTPERAKRFLYSPYAYGTTYTALIAPKGTPFIYEDFKSFEKLRIGRTAESPWQKGFANYARHSGFTPPPVLPFSDLTALRQAMTEGKLDAILTTVTALKDDETILAKYDPLPFFFITTNTNPALMEELEQAMAQLKLEQPDLENRLARAHMWRSYQTPLTKAERDFVTESPALRVGYIPDRKPMSWFEPETGEARGILPDLLRLMGRTSGLRFTFVPMNEQDTNLDEYFVRDKIDLCAGVMFTPGNKTSPVYRLSSPLLRSGLSLYGKNFFEITPKASLSVAMPANWYDGRNYLEMYYPDMRLCFFNNTEECLKAVAEDQADLLLQNTLEVDYLLAKPRFREVLPLQGYNGFEDTRLAVNATMPPILLTLLNKQLMDVDEKSKSQIISENISAVATPLSLKDMVYEYRTLLLIVGELLLFALALLGYILFLRGKNKKSASKSERRLTNMANNINGGVISLTPNVRLDIRNANSGFWHLLDYGDNPPEMPSLADFLRPAEAEQLYRRLESQQQEGSAINMELSLRRKNGLWIPALLRCTWSSDEHEISQPCLDCVVVDITDQKQMQEELEQEKERYRIILEQSQDIIFDVDTEKGQYTCSPNFYTKFGREGTPLFAPDGRPRNDQIVHPDDIPALAEMRRRVRAGERTVFGVMRVPTAMGRYIWCRVQTTRISKKDAPLRIVGKIVDIDEEVRRRAELERLSQRDSLTDLYNKVAFRERVVQNLPCKPQGNNTHALLFLDLDNFKALNDSLGHIVGDAALAETADALKRIFRNADAVGRFGGDEFCVFAMGITRNAMSARAESVLSSLSMHFEREGKAVDITASIGIYMFDGGETSYEEALQKADNAQYRAKQLGKNRYVFHDDALTDEELAEQQENDAQNDAAD, from the coding sequence ATGCCGGATCCTACTACTGGCGCAGGCTTCAATGGGGGACAAGGGCACATGCACAGGAACATCCGCGTCCTGGCGCTTCTTGCCTGGGCGGTTCTCTGCCTGGTGCAGGCGGTGTCGCCTTTGCTGTCCTACGCTGCTTCCCGTACCGTGTGGGTGGGCGTCTACCCTCTCGCGGGCTTTCACCGCATGGAAAACGGCCAGGCTGTCGGCTACAGTGTGGATTATCTGGAACACATCAGCAGGTATGCCGGCTGGCGTGTGGAATATGTCCACTTTGACAACTGGCATACAGCGCTCGAAGCTCTGAACAAAGAGCACATAGATCTTCTGGGCGGAGCCCTGTTCACTCCTGAACGCGCAAAGCGCTTTCTTTACAGTCCTTATGCTTACGGCACCACCTACACTGCCCTCATCGCCCCCAAGGGCACGCCTTTTATCTATGAAGATTTCAAGAGTTTTGAAAAACTGCGCATAGGCAGAACTGCCGAAAGCCCTTGGCAAAAGGGCTTTGCAAACTACGCCAGGCATAGCGGCTTTACACCTCCGCCGGTGTTGCCTTTCAGCGACCTCACAGCCCTGCGGCAAGCCATGACCGAAGGCAAACTGGACGCCATTCTGACCACGGTGACCGCCCTCAAGGACGATGAAACCATCCTTGCCAAGTATGATCCACTGCCTTTCTTCTTTATAACCACAAATACCAACCCGGCTCTGATGGAAGAGCTGGAACAGGCCATGGCCCAGCTGAAGCTCGAACAGCCTGATCTTGAAAACAGGCTGGCCCGCGCCCATATGTGGCGCAGCTACCAGACTCCGCTGACCAAGGCAGAGCGAGATTTTGTCACTGAAAGCCCCGCCCTGCGCGTGGGCTACATTCCAGACCGCAAACCCATGTCCTGGTTTGAGCCTGAAACAGGTGAAGCCAGAGGCATTTTACCCGACCTTCTGCGCCTTATGGGGCGAACCAGCGGCCTGCGCTTCACCTTTGTGCCCATGAATGAACAGGACACAAACCTTGATGAATATTTTGTGCGCGACAAGATTGATCTGTGCGCCGGGGTCATGTTCACGCCGGGCAACAAGACCAGTCCCGTCTACAGGCTCTCTTCTCCTCTGCTGCGCAGTGGATTAAGCCTGTATGGCAAAAACTTTTTTGAAATTACTCCCAAGGCGTCCCTGTCGGTTGCCATGCCTGCAAACTGGTATGATGGCCGCAACTATCTGGAAATGTACTATCCAGACATGCGGTTGTGCTTCTTCAATAATACGGAAGAATGCCTGAAAGCGGTTGCCGAAGATCAGGCCGACCTGCTGCTGCAAAACACGCTTGAGGTGGACTACCTTCTGGCCAAGCCACGGTTCAGGGAAGTACTTCCCCTGCAGGGGTACAATGGCTTTGAAGATACCCGCCTGGCCGTTAACGCTACTATGCCGCCCATACTGCTTACCCTGCTCAACAAGCAGCTCATGGATGTGGACGAAAAAAGCAAAAGCCAGATAATTTCAGAAAACATTTCCGCCGTAGCCACGCCCCTGAGCCTGAAGGACATGGTCTACGAATACCGCACCCTGCTTCTGATCGTTGGTGAGTTGCTGCTCTTTGCCCTGGCTCTTCTTGGCTATATTCTCTTTTTGCGGGGAAAGAACAAAAAATCCGCCTCAAAAAGCGAACGCCGCCTGACCAATATGGCCAACAACATCAACGGCGGCGTCATCAGCCTTACACCCAACGTGCGTCTGGATATCCGCAATGCCAACAGCGGGTTTTGGCACCTTCTGGATTATGGCGACAACCCGCCTGAGATGCCAAGTCTTGCCGACTTTTTGCGTCCCGCTGAAGCCGAACAGCTGTATCGGCGCCTGGAAAGTCAGCAGCAAGAAGGCTCGGCAATCAATATGGAGCTGAGCCTGCGCCGGAAGAATGGCCTTTGGATACCCGCGCTTTTGCGTTGCACATGGTCCAGCGACGAGCACGAGATTTCCCAACCCTGCCTGGATTGTGTGGTTGTGGACATCACCGACCAAAAACAAATGCAGGAAGAACTGGAGCAGGAAAAAGAGCGCTACCGCATTATTCTTGAGCAGTCGCAGGACATCATTTTTGATGTGGACACGGAAAAAGGCCAGTACACCTGCTCACCCAACTTTTATACCAAGTTTGGCCGCGAAGGCACGCCGCTGTTCGCTCCTGATGGGCGGCCACGCAATGACCAGATCGTACACCCGGACGACATTCCCGCTCTTGCGGAAATGCGGCGGCGGGTGCGCGCCGGCGAGCGCACGGTCTTTGGCGTCATGCGCGTGCCAACGGCTATGGGCCGTTATATCTGGTGCCGAGTGCAAACCACGCGCATCAGCAAGAAAGACGCTCCTCTGCGCATCGTGGGCAAGATTGTGGATATTGACGAAGAGGTGCGCCGCAGAGCAGAGCTGGAGCGCCTTTCTCAGCGCGACAGCCTCACAGACCTCTACAACAAGGTGGCCTTTCGCGAGAGGGTCGTACAGAATCTGCCGTGCAAACCCCAGGGCAACAACACGCATGCCCTACTTTTTCTGGACCTGGACAACTTCAAGGCCCTCAATGACAGTTTGGGGCACATAGTGGGCGATGCCGCTCTGGCCGAGACAGCGGATGCTCTCAAGCGCATCTTCCGCAATGCCGATGCAGTGGGGCGCTTTGGCGGCGACGAATTTTGCGTTTTTGCGATGGGCATTACCCGCAACGCCATGTCTGCCCGGGCCGAATCGGTACTGAGTTCGCTCTCAATGCATTTTGAACGCGAGGGCAAAGCGGTAGATATTACCGCAAGTATTGGTATTTATATGTTCGATGGCGGCGAAACGTCCTATGAAGAAGCGCTGCAAAAGGCGGACAATGCCCAGTACAGGGCCAAGCAGCTTGGCAAAAATCGTTATGTTTTTCATGATGATGCGCTGACGGATGAAGAGTTGGCCGAGCAACAGGAGAATGACGCGCAAAATGACGCTGCTGATTAG
- a CDS encoding DNA polymerase III subunit delta', which yields MNAPLLQAIADPAFDRLKEVLNRLGAAPPQVLLFEGGSEFQRRDMALYWAARINCPQAAATGSPCLACPSCLQTAAGEHLDLAAYDGRISNREDEENPGPVRAFNMERVRELKSRLRDAPHGSGRRVVVLSGLSLTRDEAANALLKALEEPSATTVFVLLAPQREQLLPTLVSRSFCLTLPWPDSHGVDDDMRPWEEKLAHFLLSGQGLLDALAAKGALDATGAARLMLGCQKAINRIISKPIPDNVSSPLDAALATLRPQGLALVCQWLAEAQDALQYGLTPARVVEALAARIYALRLRGGS from the coding sequence ATGAACGCGCCACTGCTACAGGCTATTGCCGATCCGGCTTTTGACCGCCTCAAGGAAGTTCTGAACCGCCTTGGGGCGGCTCCGCCTCAGGTATTGCTGTTTGAAGGCGGCAGCGAGTTCCAGCGGCGCGATATGGCTCTTTACTGGGCTGCGCGCATCAATTGCCCGCAGGCCGCCGCCACAGGCTCCCCCTGCCTTGCGTGCCCGTCCTGCCTGCAAACGGCTGCGGGCGAGCATCTGGACCTTGCGGCCTACGACGGACGCATTAGTAACCGCGAAGACGAAGAAAATCCCGGCCCCGTACGCGCCTTTAATATGGAGCGCGTGCGGGAGCTCAAAAGCCGCCTGCGCGATGCGCCGCACGGCTCTGGCCGCAGGGTGGTTGTGCTCTCTGGCCTGAGCCTTACCCGCGACGAAGCCGCCAATGCCTTGCTCAAGGCGCTTGAAGAACCTTCCGCCACCACAGTGTTTGTACTGCTTGCCCCCCAGCGCGAGCAGCTTCTGCCTACCCTGGTTTCCCGTTCTTTCTGTCTCACTCTCCCCTGGCCCGACAGCCACGGCGTAGATGACGACATGCGCCCGTGGGAAGAAAAGCTGGCGCACTTCCTGTTGAGCGGCCAGGGACTTCTTGACGCTCTTGCAGCCAAAGGAGCCTTGGACGCCACAGGAGCGGCGCGTCTCATGCTTGGTTGCCAGAAAGCCATAAACCGTATAATATCAAAACCGATACCTGATAACGTATCCTCACCACTCGACGCAGCTCTGGCTACTCTACGGCCACAAGGTCTGGCACTGGTCTGCCAGTGGCTCGCCGAAGCACAGGACGCCCTGCAATACGGGTTGACCCCTGCGCGTGTGGTTGAGGCGCTGGCCGCGCGCATTTACGCGTTGCGGCTGCGGGGTGGCAGTTAA
- a CDS encoding cobyrinate a,c-diamide synthase, with translation MSQVTTPHTAILPTFLPRLCVTALSGGGGKTLLSLGLCRAFSLRGVTVQPFKKGPDYIDAAWLRLAAGLPAANLDPYFLEAPRLRALFVHTMRVAAARQANGCGCGDPASQSGRLLGLLEGNRGFFDGMDAHGSCSTAELSRILSCPVIISVDCTKMTRTAAALVRGMLTFEPGISFAGVVLNQVGSARHERILRQALEEHTDVPVLGALPRLAENPLPERHMGIASCGDDLSPQAQQVLDTLAAFVSGHVDMDRILAAAESAPDLDAEPFWPEPSENTDPSAAVKQRRDVDAVTLQASGQATGMSGPESVEKRKPRIGYVRDAALWFYYEENLEALRRAGAELVRLSLLDGADGDHTKSDWPQIDALYLGGGFPEDHVEALSASPTLRQLAQWAEQGMPIYAECGGFMVLSRGIERQGKLWPMGGILPVTAVFCPKPQGLGYVRGRITGENPFFPLQTELRGHEFHYSHCRWEETAEQLTDAVADPQELTAPGQSRQPSPRWAMQLRKGQGMGLPPVSEKQNAGSESEPQKVDGLVFRNVWASYTHIFGPAAQGWAESFVTAASDFAAHVRSGSHE, from the coding sequence ATGAGTCAAGTAACCACGCCCCATACCGCCATTCTGCCGACCTTTTTGCCCCGGCTTTGCGTGACTGCCCTTTCGGGCGGTGGCGGTAAAACATTGCTTTCCCTGGGTTTGTGCCGCGCTTTTTCCCTGCGTGGTGTCACGGTGCAACCCTTCAAGAAAGGGCCGGACTATATTGACGCGGCATGGCTGCGTCTGGCCGCAGGTCTGCCCGCCGCCAATCTTGATCCCTATTTTCTTGAAGCGCCGCGTTTGCGCGCGCTTTTTGTTCACACCATGCGGGTTGCTGCCGCCAGACAGGCCAATGGCTGCGGATGCGGCGATCCAGCTTCTCAGTCCGGTCGGTTGCTTGGTTTGCTGGAGGGCAACCGGGGATTTTTCGACGGCATGGACGCGCACGGCTCATGCTCCACAGCCGAATTGTCGCGCATACTGTCGTGCCCTGTGATTATTAGTGTGGACTGCACCAAGATGACGCGCACCGCGGCAGCTCTGGTACGCGGTATGCTGACTTTTGAGCCTGGCATTTCCTTTGCGGGCGTGGTGCTCAATCAGGTGGGTTCGGCGCGGCATGAGCGCATATTGCGGCAGGCTTTGGAAGAACACACGGATGTGCCCGTGCTCGGCGCTCTGCCCCGGCTGGCCGAAAATCCGCTGCCTGAGCGGCACATGGGCATAGCCTCCTGCGGGGATGATCTTTCGCCGCAGGCGCAGCAGGTGCTGGATACGCTGGCGGCCTTTGTGAGCGGGCATGTGGATATGGACCGTATTCTGGCCGCCGCCGAAAGCGCTCCAGACCTCGACGCCGAGCCTTTCTGGCCGGAACCCAGTGAGAATACCGACCCTTCTGCGGCAGTGAAGCAGAGGCGTGACGTGGATGCTGTGACTCTTCAGGCATCCGGCCAAGCCACAGGCATGAGCGGCCCGGAATCAGTTGAAAAGCGCAAGCCGCGCATCGGTTATGTGCGTGACGCCGCCCTGTGGTTTTATTATGAGGAAAATCTTGAAGCTCTGCGCCGCGCAGGGGCCGAGCTTGTGCGTCTTTCCCTGCTGGACGGCGCGGACGGCGACCATACGAAATCTGACTGGCCGCAGATTGATGCCCTGTATTTGGGCGGCGGTTTTCCCGAAGACCATGTGGAGGCCTTGAGCGCCTCGCCCACGCTGCGGCAACTGGCGCAGTGGGCGGAGCAAGGCATGCCCATCTATGCGGAATGCGGCGGATTTATGGTGCTTTCGCGCGGTATTGAACGTCAGGGCAAGCTGTGGCCAATGGGGGGCATTCTTCCGGTGACGGCGGTGTTTTGTCCCAAACCGCAAGGCCTTGGCTATGTGCGCGGCAGGATCACTGGCGAAAATCCTTTTTTCCCGCTTCAAACGGAATTGCGCGGTCACGAATTTCATTACTCCCATTGCCGGTGGGAAGAGACGGCGGAGCAGCTGACGGACGCAGTGGCAGACCCTCAGGAGCTTACGGCTCCGGGGCAGAGCCGCCAGCCCTCACCGCGTTGGGCCATGCAACTGCGCAAGGGGCAGGGCATGGGGCTGCCCCCTGTGTCCGAAAAGCAGAATGCGGGCAGCGAGTCAGAACCGCAAAAGGTTGATGGCCTTGTGTTCCGTAATGTCTGGGCCTCCTACACCCACATTTTTGGTCCGGCAGCGCAAGGCTGGGCAGAGAGTTTTGTGACTGCCGCCAGCGATTTCGCTGCACACGTCAGGAGCGGCAGTCATGAGTAG
- a CDS encoding IMP cyclohydrolase, protein MSDLKAMYSTVRKDAFPETMTIILGDEKLVFQKRVWTLDGEEKGLRYGENPDQPAALYALKEGSITCGGLQWRGPGHGIVSAMTEEQMIQAGKHPGKTNLTDVDNGANILQYLADRPAAIILKHNNPCGAAWSKDGVAAALDKAFWCDRIAAFGGAVVVNRPFTREAAEIVAANYFEVVAAPAFEEGAVEILKGRKNLRIMELPGLGRLEELTSSAFLDIKSLADGGIVVQKSFVNRILSGKDFLPATATTKEGLSVAARAPSPAELDDLRFAWAVEAGVTSNSVIFVRDGATLAIGTGEQDRVGCVELAIHKAHTKYADTLAFRELGMTLYELKLKAAQDADMAEKLADIERRTEETHGGLAGSALVSDGFFPFRDGVDVALAQGVTAIAQPGGSMRDAEVIMACNEASPQVAMVYTGQRSFKH, encoded by the coding sequence ATGTCGGATCTCAAGGCCATGTACAGCACCGTCCGCAAGGACGCTTTTCCCGAAACCATGACCATTATTCTTGGTGATGAAAAACTCGTCTTTCAAAAGCGCGTCTGGACGCTGGATGGCGAGGAAAAAGGCCTGCGCTACGGGGAAAACCCCGATCAGCCCGCAGCTCTCTATGCCCTGAAAGAAGGTTCCATCACCTGTGGCGGTCTCCAGTGGCGCGGCCCCGGACACGGCATTGTTTCTGCCATGACCGAAGAGCAGATGATCCAGGCGGGCAAACACCCTGGCAAAACCAATCTGACGGATGTGGACAACGGCGCCAATATTCTTCAGTACCTCGCTGACCGCCCTGCGGCCATCATTTTAAAGCACAACAATCCTTGCGGCGCGGCCTGGAGCAAGGACGGCGTGGCCGCTGCCCTTGACAAGGCGTTCTGGTGCGACCGCATCGCCGCCTTTGGCGGGGCTGTGGTGGTCAACCGTCCCTTCACCCGTGAAGCCGCAGAAATTGTGGCTGCCAACTATTTTGAAGTGGTGGCTGCCCCGGCTTTTGAAGAGGGCGCGGTTGAGATACTCAAGGGCCGCAAAAATTTGCGCATTATGGAATTGCCTGGCCTTGGCCGGCTGGAAGAACTGACCTCTTCGGCCTTTCTTGACATCAAGAGTCTGGCCGACGGCGGCATTGTGGTACAGAAGTCCTTTGTGAACCGCATACTTTCCGGCAAGGATTTTCTGCCAGCCACAGCCACCACCAAGGAAGGGCTTTCCGTGGCGGCGCGTGCGCCCAGCCCGGCGGAACTTGACGACCTGCGCTTTGCCTGGGCCGTGGAGGCCGGGGTTACTTCCAATTCGGTCATTTTTGTGCGCGACGGTGCAACCCTTGCCATTGGCACGGGCGAGCAGGACCGTGTGGGCTGCGTGGAGCTTGCCATCCACAAGGCGCATACCAAGTATGCGGATACGCTGGCTTTCCGTGAGCTGGGCATGACCTTGTACGAGCTCAAGCTCAAGGCAGCGCAGGACGCGGATATGGCGGAAAAGCTGGCCGACATCGAGCGGCGCACTGAGGAGACCCACGGCGGCCTTGCTGGTTCGGCCCTGGTGTCTGACGGCTTCTTCCCCTTCCGTGACGGCGTGGACGTGGCTTTGGCGCAGGGCGTTACTGCCATTGCGCAGCCCGGAGGCTCCATGCGCGATGCGGAAGTAATCATGGCCTGCAATGAGGCCAGCCCGCAGGTGGCTATGGTGTACACGGGGCAGCGCTCTTTCAAGCACTAG
- a CDS encoding glycosyltransferase family 2 protein: MSSTARVSIIIPAWNLWQMTAACLRSLAEHTQDENVEVVVVDNGSTDATATELEPLGNALFGADFCRVRLSDNQGFAKGCNAGAKASGGDLLLFLNNDTTMTPGWLPPLRQALEQPRVGAVGPLLLYPNGTVQHCGIYFTPFMAVGHLYDGFPAGHPAPRKKHPLQAITGAAMLLRKSAFMDCGGFFEEYRNGFEDMDLCCELRARGHKLAVAGNSVVVHHTSQTPGRFDHNTFNGELLMRRQGKNLRPDLHTLAALDGYQLEMGPDLDLWLALPEARETARNEDFDAQPQNEEICRKLLEQEPLWRGGWYRLMDMIEAQGNLCEALLCATRCAMFFGDADSRERLLTLTSRVEGPQSAASLRAAFGASATAATATGAEEKSSASKVRVQQARRAAYAHGDGILAEIFNQWLLRYGGA, translated from the coding sequence ATGAGTAGCACGGCCAGGGTTTCCATCATTATTCCCGCCTGGAACCTCTGGCAGATGACCGCCGCCTGCCTGCGCTCTTTGGCCGAGCATACGCAAGACGAAAATGTGGAAGTGGTGGTTGTGGACAACGGCTCCACTGACGCCACGGCCACTGAACTTGAGCCGCTGGGCAATGCTTTGTTCGGTGCGGATTTTTGCCGTGTGCGCCTGTCTGACAATCAGGGGTTCGCCAAAGGGTGTAATGCTGGAGCCAAAGCAAGTGGCGGCGATCTGCTCCTTTTTTTGAATAATGATACCACGATGACGCCAGGCTGGCTGCCGCCCTTGCGGCAAGCGCTGGAGCAGCCCCGGGTAGGGGCGGTGGGGCCATTGCTGCTCTATCCCAATGGCACGGTGCAGCACTGCGGCATCTACTTTACGCCCTTTATGGCTGTGGGCCATCTTTATGATGGCTTTCCCGCCGGGCACCCTGCGCCCCGCAAAAAACATCCGCTCCAGGCCATAACCGGGGCGGCCATGCTGCTGCGCAAAAGCGCGTTTATGGACTGCGGCGGCTTTTTTGAAGAATACCGCAACGGTTTTGAAGATATGGATCTGTGCTGCGAACTGCGCGCGCGGGGCCATAAGCTCGCCGTGGCGGGAAACAGCGTTGTTGTCCACCATACCAGCCAGACGCCGGGCCGCTTTGATCACAACACCTTCAACGGTGAGCTGCTCATGCGCCGCCAAGGGAAAAATCTGAGGCCAGACTTGCACACGCTGGCGGCTCTGGATGGCTATCAGCTTGAAATGGGGCCGGACCTCGACCTGTGGCTGGCCCTGCCAGAGGCGCGGGAAACCGCACGCAACGAAGATTTTGATGCGCAGCCGCAGAATGAAGAAATCTGCCGCAAGTTGCTTGAGCAGGAACCTCTTTGGCGAGGCGGCTGGTATCGGCTTATGGACATGATTGAAGCGCAGGGGAATTTGTGTGAAGCCCTGCTGTGCGCCACCCGTTGCGCCATGTTTTTTGGAGATGCTGATTCTCGTGAACGGCTGCTGACTCTCACCAGCAGGGTTGAAGGACCGCAAAGCGCCGCATCGCTGCGGGCAGCTTTTGGGGCATCGGCAACTGCCGCAACTGCCACTGGGGCAGAGGAAAAATCTTCTGCCTCAAAAGTGCGGGTACAGCAGGCCAGGCGCGCGGCGTACGCACACGGAGATGGCATACTGGCTGAAATTTTTAATCAGTGGCTTTTGCGGTACGGCGGGGCGTAA
- a CDS encoding GGDEF domain-containing protein → MNSPSQQPDRRAQSASSNKGFEKGQHLDFLQGLPQAIAVVRVDLDIMGKPYDLVPVYGNDALFCLFDTPKEKFIGTSLNNSSINFTQWLGTFWETAYQGRVQKITDFWPVQGRHLMVTCHQPQYGYCTCLFQDVSERVLLENELDRNRQKLEALLHSAVDMVFQIDPVTLAVTNLEESLASHGDLFKARRVPEGLFQQGLFAPGQDEKIKEAVNLIRFGVGDCTCEVRARVELNGPYTWHSLTAIGYVEPHSGEICIIGFLKDAHDRVKERDDLLFRAEKDSLCGIYNRAAGESLITLKLGNVDEADPTRAAMFIFDLDDFKNINDSAGHSTGDTVLTAFAGVLREVFRKEDVIFRLGGDEFAVFAQNLPVERVIKIYERVAAKLQKPLVQGVFVKVCAGVAFSQTGRHSYDDFYKTADKALYNAKEGGKGQIGVLCLCGSGA, encoded by the coding sequence ATGAATTCCCCCAGCCAACAGCCTGACAGGCGCGCTCAGTCCGCCTCCTCAAACAAGGGATTTGAGAAGGGCCAACATCTGGATTTTCTACAGGGTCTGCCACAGGCCATCGCAGTTGTACGAGTTGACCTCGATATTATGGGTAAACCGTACGATTTGGTGCCTGTTTATGGCAACGATGCGCTTTTTTGCCTTTTCGACACCCCGAAAGAAAAATTCATTGGCACTTCGCTCAATAACTCCTCAATCAACTTTACCCAATGGCTCGGTACCTTCTGGGAGACAGCCTATCAGGGACGTGTACAGAAAATTACAGATTTCTGGCCGGTGCAAGGGCGGCATCTTATGGTGACCTGTCACCAGCCGCAGTACGGCTACTGTACATGCCTGTTTCAGGATGTGTCCGAACGGGTATTGCTTGAAAACGAGCTCGACAGAAACCGGCAAAAGCTGGAAGCCCTTTTACACAGCGCTGTGGATATGGTTTTTCAGATTGACCCGGTTACCCTCGCCGTTACGAACCTTGAAGAAAGCCTGGCAAGCCATGGCGATCTGTTCAAGGCGCGTAGAGTGCCGGAAGGCCTTTTTCAGCAGGGGCTTTTCGCTCCTGGGCAGGACGAAAAAATCAAGGAAGCCGTGAACCTGATCCGGTTCGGCGTGGGTGACTGCACATGCGAAGTGCGCGCGCGTGTTGAGCTCAACGGGCCGTATACGTGGCACAGCCTGACCGCTATAGGCTATGTTGAGCCCCATTCAGGTGAAATATGTATTATCGGGTTTTTGAAGGATGCGCATGACCGCGTAAAAGAGCGCGACGACCTGCTTTTTCGGGCAGAAAAAGACTCGCTATGCGGCATTTACAACAGGGCTGCTGGGGAGAGTCTTATTACTCTCAAACTTGGCAACGTTGATGAAGCCGACCCAACACGCGCCGCCATGTTCATCTTTGACCTGGACGATTTTAAAAACATCAATGATTCCGCTGGACACTCCACAGGCGATACAGTGCTCACGGCGTTTGCCGGGGTGCTGCGCGAGGTCTTTCGCAAGGAGGATGTAATTTTTCGCCTCGGCGGGGACGAGTTCGCCGTGTTTGCGCAAAATCTTCCAGTGGAGAGGGTTATAAAGATTTATGAAAGGGTCGCCGCCAAACTGCAAAAACCTCTTGTGCAGGGCGTGTTCGTAAAAGTATGCGCGGGTGTGGCTTTCAGCCAGACAGGCCGGCACAGCTATGATGATTTTTACAAGACCGCGGACAAGGCCTTGTATAATGCCAAGGAAGGAGGCAAAGGCCAAATTGGCGTTCTTTGCCTGTGCGGCAGTGGAGCCTGA